A single region of the Hoeflea prorocentri genome encodes:
- the rnr gene encoding ribonuclease R, which yields MRLKKKSAPGGRKQATGGVPDRETVLRFIAEHPSRASKRDIAKAFSVRGHDRIELKALLKDLENEGLLERRRKTLVRPGALPPVTVLDITSRDDDGDLIGRPAEWPDNGTPPPAVLIRPVRKGKAKTVAAGIGDRVLARIFQSDSDTGPAHSARVMKVLDKQRGAQLGVFRATPGGGGRMDPIDRRDKEIIIDEDDTGKAQDGDLVEVERSRSNRYGMARGKVLNVIGSVASEKAISMIAIHAHGIPHIFPAGALREAETARAAPMAKREDWRELPLVTIDPFDAKDHDDAVFAEPDENPANKGGVIAYVAIADVSHYVRPASDLDREALKRGNSVYFPDRVVPMLPERISNELCSLKEGVDRPALAVRMVFSAEGRKISHTFHRVMMKSLVKLNYRQAQAAIDGAPDDKTGPIMDEVLRPLWDAYAVLKRGRDRRQPLDLDIPERKLLLKDDGTVDKVVVPDRLDAHRLIEEFMIQANVAAAETLEKKRQPLIYRVHDTPSLAKQETLRDFLKTLNIPLAKGGHLRANSFNGVLAKAKDKPYEVMVSEMVLRSQSQANYSPDNLGHFGLNLMKYAHFTSPIRRYADLVVHRALIGSLGLGEGGITEEEEHALEEIAAEISTFERRAMAAERETVDRLVAHHLADRIGDEFDGRISGVTKAGLFVSLQQFGADGFIPVSTLGLDYYIYDETHQALVGEKTSLGYRLGDRVEIRLAEAVPLAGALRFEMLSEGRKLPTATRSFHKAKRGASRQNGARKRKRRGY from the coding sequence GTGAGATTGAAGAAGAAATCGGCTCCCGGCGGGCGCAAGCAGGCAACGGGCGGTGTGCCCGATCGGGAAACGGTCCTTCGCTTCATCGCCGAGCATCCCTCACGCGCGTCAAAACGGGATATCGCCAAGGCCTTTTCCGTCCGCGGTCATGACCGTATCGAGCTCAAGGCGCTTTTGAAGGACCTTGAAAATGAAGGCCTGCTGGAGCGCCGGCGCAAGACCCTCGTGCGCCCCGGTGCGCTTCCGCCCGTAACTGTTCTCGACATAACCTCGCGTGACGATGATGGCGACCTGATCGGAAGGCCCGCCGAATGGCCGGACAATGGCACGCCGCCGCCGGCCGTCCTGATCCGCCCCGTTCGCAAGGGAAAGGCAAAGACTGTCGCGGCGGGTATCGGCGATCGTGTCCTTGCACGCATATTCCAGTCCGACAGCGATACAGGTCCGGCCCATTCGGCCCGCGTGATGAAGGTGCTGGACAAGCAGCGCGGCGCGCAACTGGGTGTGTTCCGTGCGACACCGGGCGGTGGCGGACGGATGGATCCCATCGACCGGCGCGATAAGGAAATCATCATCGACGAGGACGACACCGGCAAGGCGCAGGATGGCGATCTTGTCGAAGTTGAACGCAGCCGCTCCAACCGTTACGGCATGGCGCGCGGCAAGGTCCTGAACGTTATTGGCTCCGTTGCCAGTGAAAAAGCGATTTCCATGATCGCAATCCACGCCCATGGCATCCCGCACATATTCCCGGCCGGTGCCCTTAGGGAAGCCGAGACCGCACGCGCCGCGCCCATGGCAAAGCGCGAGGATTGGCGAGAGCTTCCGCTGGTGACCATCGACCCGTTTGATGCCAAGGACCATGACGACGCCGTTTTTGCCGAACCGGACGAAAATCCGGCCAACAAAGGCGGTGTCATCGCCTATGTCGCGATCGCGGACGTCTCGCATTATGTGCGGCCGGCCTCGGATCTGGACAGGGAAGCGCTGAAGCGCGGCAATTCGGTCTATTTCCCCGACCGGGTCGTCCCGATGCTGCCCGAACGGATCTCCAATGAGCTCTGTTCTTTGAAAGAAGGGGTCGACCGCCCTGCCCTTGCCGTACGCATGGTGTTTTCAGCAGAAGGCCGGAAGATCAGCCACACATTCCACCGCGTGATGATGAAAAGCCTCGTCAAGCTCAACTACCGGCAGGCGCAGGCAGCCATCGATGGAGCCCCGGACGACAAAACCGGACCGATCATGGACGAGGTGCTCCGGCCACTGTGGGATGCATATGCGGTGCTCAAGCGCGGGCGTGACAGGCGTCAGCCGCTGGACCTCGACATTCCCGAACGTAAGCTGCTGCTCAAGGACGACGGGACCGTTGACAAGGTCGTTGTGCCGGACCGTCTCGACGCACACCGCCTGATCGAGGAGTTCATGATCCAGGCCAATGTTGCGGCGGCCGAAACACTTGAAAAGAAACGCCAGCCGCTCATCTACCGGGTGCATGACACCCCGTCGCTTGCCAAGCAGGAAACGCTGCGGGACTTTCTGAAAACGCTCAATATTCCGCTCGCCAAGGGCGGGCATCTCCGGGCCAACAGCTTCAATGGCGTCCTGGCCAAGGCAAAGGATAAACCTTACGAGGTCATGGTCAGCGAAATGGTGCTGCGCTCGCAGAGCCAGGCAAACTACAGTCCGGACAATCTCGGGCACTTCGGTCTGAACCTGATGAAATACGCCCATTTCACCTCTCCGATCCGGCGCTATGCCGACCTTGTGGTCCACCGGGCCCTGATCGGCTCCCTTGGCCTTGGCGAAGGCGGTATAACAGAAGAGGAAGAACACGCGCTTGAGGAGATCGCGGCTGAGATTTCGACCTTTGAACGCCGCGCCATGGCGGCAGAGCGCGAGACAGTCGACCGGCTGGTCGCCCACCATCTTGCCGATCGGATCGGCGATGAATTTGACGGCCGGATTTCCGGAGTGACAAAAGCCGGGCTCTTTGTTTCCCTGCAGCAATTTGGCGCAGACGGTTTTATTCCGGTTTCCACACTGGGGCTCGACTACTATATTTATGACGAAACGCATCAGGCGCTGGTGGGTGAGAAGACGAGCCTTGGCTATCGACTTGGCGACCGTGTCGAGATAAGGCTTGCCGAAGCCGTGCCGCTCGCCGGTGCACTTCGATTTGAAATGCTGAGCGAAGGCCGCAAACTGCCGACGGCCACACGATCGTTTCATAAAGCCAAAAGAGGCGCATCCCGTCAGAACGGCGCCCGGAAAAGAAAACGCAGAGGATACTGA
- the rpmG gene encoding 50S ribosomal protein L33, translating into MAKATTIKIKLQSTADTGYFYVTKKNSRTMTEKMVKTKYDPVAKKHVEFKETKIK; encoded by the coding sequence ATGGCAAAAGCCACGACAATCAAGATAAAGCTGCAGTCGACTGCAGATACCGGCTATTTCTACGTGACAAAGAAGAACAGCCGCACGATGACCGAAAAAATGGTCAAGACCAAATATGATCCGGTTGCCAAGAAGCACGTGGAATTCAAGGAAACCAAGATCAAATAA
- a CDS encoding DUF3572 domain-containing protein → MKANQSNSETNDKTQMLAVDILSWIASDDDMMNRFLAISGLSVENLREAANEPGFLAGVVGFLTAHEPSLLAYCEARGIEPETVASAWRALGGDSHYETSI, encoded by the coding sequence GTGAAAGCAAATCAAAGCAATTCCGAAACGAACGATAAAACACAGATGCTGGCCGTCGACATCCTGTCATGGATTGCCTCGGATGACGACATGATGAACCGTTTTCTGGCAATTTCCGGCCTCAGCGTCGAAAATCTGCGCGAGGCCGCCAATGAACCTGGCTTTCTGGCCGGTGTGGTCGGATTCCTGACCGCCCACGAACCAAGCTTGCTTGCCTATTGTGAAGCGCGCGGCATCGAGCCGGAAACCGTGGCCTCTGCATGGCGGGCACTGGGTGGCGATTCGCATTATGAAACAAGCATATGA
- a CDS encoding NUDIX hydrolase, producing MAGNTQTDTADKGDGDLNKEAKRGPADGPLLRPKDAATLILIDRSGSEPALLMGKRHTAHAFMPDTYVFPGGRRDRDDWRIPVSDELHPEVEDRLMRRMAKPASARARALAVAAIRETHEEVGILVAGPGPVSSHQNWNAFARQSLAPRLSPLRYIARAVTPPGRTRRFDTRFFACFRDEIGPAEAESSNELLDLRWVGLSEVPSVDMPRITQAIITELASELERDASLPFGRPVPFYQARHGRFIRELL from the coding sequence GTGGCCGGTAATACCCAAACAGATACCGCCGACAAGGGCGATGGCGACCTGAACAAGGAAGCAAAACGCGGGCCCGCCGATGGTCCGCTTCTGCGTCCAAAAGACGCCGCGACGCTCATTTTGATCGATCGTTCAGGATCGGAACCGGCATTACTGATGGGCAAACGGCACACGGCCCATGCATTCATGCCAGATACCTATGTCTTTCCCGGTGGCCGGCGCGACCGCGATGACTGGCGCATACCGGTCAGTGATGAGCTGCATCCCGAGGTCGAAGACAGGCTGATGCGCAGAATGGCCAAGCCGGCAAGTGCACGGGCCCGCGCGCTCGCGGTGGCTGCGATCCGCGAGACCCATGAGGAAGTCGGTATACTGGTCGCCGGCCCCGGACCGGTCAGCAGCCACCAGAACTGGAATGCCTTCGCCAGGCAGAGCCTCGCACCGCGCCTCTCCCCGCTGCGATACATTGCCCGGGCGGTTACACCGCCGGGGCGCACCCGGCGCTTTGATACGCGTTTCTTTGCCTGTTTCCGTGATGAAATCGGACCGGCAGAAGCAGAATCCAGCAATGAACTGCTTGATCTGAGATGGGTAGGCCTCTCGGAGGTCCCGTCAGTCGATATGCCCCGCATCACCCAGGCGATCATAACCGAGCTTGCCAGCGAGCTGGAACGCGATGCCTCGCTTCCCTTCGGGCGGCCGGTTCCCTTTTACCAGGCACGCCATGGCCGCTTCATACGCGAGTTGCTGTAG
- a CDS encoding DNA polymerase IV, translating into MRISKQDPNTGFCRDCLTYQEVPEHRCVHCGSPRVLHHRELYDLTVAHIDCDAFYATVEKRDNPELADKPVIIGGGRRGVVSTACYLARIHGVRSAMPMFKALKACPQAVVIKPDMEKYSRVGRQVREMMQELTPLVQPISIDEAFLELAGTEALHRNPPARTLAAFAKRVEEEIGITVSVGLSYCKFLAKVASDLEKPRGFSVIGEAEAVDFLKSMPVTTIWGVGKAFAATLERDGITMIGQLQEMEESDLMRRYGVIGQRLYRLSRGQDARQVHTRDSAKSVSAETTFNSDHADRDTLAAVLRSLSEKVARRLKKNDIAGHTVVLKLKTTDFKIRTRNRRLEDPTCLADRIFHTGLSLLERELDGTKYRLLGIGVSDLTNADLADPPDLVDTDAAKRAVAERAIDKVRDRFGRHAVETGYTFGKNERARPQRDMDAVDPEKGDSEAG; encoded by the coding sequence ATGCGGATCAGCAAACAGGATCCGAATACCGGCTTTTGCCGTGACTGCCTGACCTATCAGGAGGTTCCGGAGCACCGCTGTGTTCATTGCGGCAGCCCCCGTGTTTTGCATCACCGGGAACTTTATGATCTGACCGTTGCCCATATCGACTGCGATGCCTTTTACGCAACGGTCGAAAAACGCGACAATCCGGAGCTTGCCGACAAACCTGTGATCATAGGCGGCGGAAGGCGCGGCGTTGTCTCGACGGCCTGCTATCTTGCCCGCATCCATGGCGTCCGGTCAGCCATGCCGATGTTCAAGGCACTGAAAGCCTGCCCGCAAGCCGTCGTGATCAAACCCGATATGGAAAAGTACAGCCGCGTTGGCCGTCAGGTCCGCGAGATGATGCAGGAGCTGACACCGCTCGTGCAGCCGATTTCCATCGATGAAGCATTTCTCGAACTTGCCGGAACCGAGGCGCTGCACCGTAACCCGCCTGCCCGCACTCTGGCGGCATTTGCCAAGCGCGTCGAGGAAGAAATCGGCATCACCGTTTCCGTCGGCCTGTCCTACTGCAAGTTCCTCGCCAAGGTTGCTTCGGATCTTGAAAAGCCGCGTGGATTTTCCGTCATCGGCGAAGCCGAGGCAGTCGATTTTCTCAAGTCCATGCCCGTGACGACCATCTGGGGCGTCGGAAAGGCTTTCGCGGCGACGCTGGAGCGGGACGGAATCACCATGATCGGACAACTGCAGGAGATGGAGGAAAGCGATCTCATGCGCCGTTACGGCGTCATCGGTCAGCGCCTTTACCGCCTGTCGCGCGGTCAGGATGCCCGGCAGGTGCACACGCGCGACAGCGCCAAGAGCGTGTCGGCTGAAACCACCTTTAACAGCGATCACGCGGACCGGGACACACTGGCCGCAGTGCTGCGTTCTTTATCGGAAAAGGTGGCGCGCCGGCTGAAGAAAAACGATATCGCCGGTCACACAGTCGTTTTGAAGCTGAAAACCACAGACTTCAAAATCCGCACACGCAACCGGCGTCTTGAGGACCCGACCTGCCTGGCGGACCGCATCTTTCATACCGGCCTGTCCTTGCTTGAGCGTGAACTGGACGGGACAAAATACCGGCTGCTCGGCATCGGCGTCTCCGACCTGACGAATGCAGATCTCGCCGATCCGCCGGATCTGGTGGATACCGATGCGGCAAAGAGGGCCGTCGCCGAGCGCGCCATCGACAAGGTCCGCGACCGGTTCGGCCGCCACGCGGTCGAGACAGGCTATACGTTCGGCAAGAACGAACGCGCCCGTCCGCAGCGCGACATGGATGCCGTTGATCCGGAAAAGGGTGACAGCGAAGCAGGCTGA
- a CDS encoding response regulator, with translation MPKRVMIVEDNELNMKLFRDLIEASGYETVQTRNGLEAMELARQHKPDLILMDIQLPEVSGLEITKRLKADDELHTIPVIAVTAFAMKGDEERIRQGGCEAYMSKPISVPKFVETIKNYLGDG, from the coding sequence ATGCCGAAACGGGTTATGATCGTGGAAGACAATGAGCTTAACATGAAGCTCTTTCGTGATCTCATCGAAGCATCGGGATATGAAACCGTCCAGACCCGCAATGGGCTGGAGGCGATGGAACTAGCACGCCAGCACAAACCCGACCTCATCCTCATGGACATTCAGTTGCCGGAGGTCTCGGGTCTGGAGATCACCAAAAGGCTGAAAGCCGACGACGAACTGCATACTATTCCGGTCATCGCAGTCACGGCATTTGCCATGAAGGGTGATGAGGAGCGGATACGACAGGGTGGCTGCGAGGCTTATATGTCCAAGCCGATATCGGTGCCCAAATTTGTCGAAACGATAAAGAACTATCTGGGCGACGGATAA
- a CDS encoding DUF983 domain-containing protein has protein sequence MVDQETAPVRARTIRPPRDLWRSIAKGWSGRCPHCAEGKLFRAFLKPVDTCSACGEEMHHHRADDLPPYLVIFIVGHIVVAGYMLSEPFVDWNSWQHLALWIPVTLVMALTMIQPIKGAVIGLQWANYMHGFGGDEDDAVEIYGGR, from the coding sequence ATGGTGGACCAAGAGACCGCTCCTGTCCGTGCACGGACCATTCGCCCGCCACGCGATCTCTGGCGCTCGATAGCAAAAGGCTGGTCGGGCCGCTGTCCGCACTGCGCCGAAGGAAAACTGTTCCGTGCATTTCTCAAGCCCGTGGATACCTGCTCGGCTTGCGGTGAGGAAATGCATCACCATCGTGCAGATGATCTGCCGCCCTATCTTGTGATTTTCATTGTCGGGCATATCGTTGTTGCCGGCTACATGCTGTCCGAACCGTTTGTCGACTGGAACAGCTGGCAGCATCTGGCATTGTGGATCCCGGTCACGCTTGTTATGGCGCTGACGATGATCCAGCCGATCAAGGGGGCTGTCATCGGCCTGCAATGGGCCAATTACATGCACGGCTTCGGCGGAGACGAAGACGACGCCGTCGAGATTTACGGTGGCCGGTAA
- the dnaE gene encoding DNA polymerase III subunit alpha, whose protein sequence is MDGNEQKTPSMGSKGPGFVHLRVHSAYSLLEGALPLKTVISKAVEDRQPALGISDSNNLFGALEFSVKAVEQGLQPILGCKLDIDMEDEGVGGRSQRDRLAERSAVVLIAMNEEGYARLVELVSRAYLDGSGTDTAHLALSWFSQTGTDGLVCLTGATDGPVDQAVQNDAGPLAAERLERLQTLFGDRLYVELQRPTGFDRTHENRMLDLAYEKSVPIVATNEAFFPSPDDFDAHDALMAVAHNAVVSDDSRFRLTPDHYLKTRDEMCALFADLPEALENSVEIAKRCSHILDTRAPILPRFTGASDDPEEAERAEAAELRRQAEEGLDHRLEELGLAEGFSESDYRDRLDVELGIIERMGFPGYFLIVADFIKWAKAHDIPVGPGRGSGAGSLVAYALTVTDVDPLRFSLLFERFLNPERVSMPDFDIDFCQDRRDEVIRYVQEKYGREQVAQIITFGSLQARAALRDVGRVLEMPYGQVDRICKLVPNNPANPTPLHKAIEEEPKLREEAEKEPVVSQLLDIAQKIEGLYRHASTHAAGIVIGDRPLSKLVPMYRDPRSDMPVTQFNMKWVEQAGLVKFDFLGLKTLTVLKTAVDFVQERGVDINLAALPLDDEETYDMLSRGETVGVFQVESAGMRKALIGMRPDRIEDIIALVALYRPGPMENIPVYNARKHGEEEVAGIHPKIDYLLEETQGVIVYQEQVMQIAQVLSGYSLGEADMLRRAMGKKIKEEMDKQRSRFVSGAVDNGVTKPQADLIFDLLAKFANYGFNKSHAAAYGIVSYQTAYLKAHYPVEFLAASMTLDMSNTDKINDFRQDAARLGIEVVPPSVQTSHRIFKTGENRIYYSLAAIKGVGEAAVDHIVEVRGDKPFESIEDFFLRVDPKLINRRVLEHLICAGAFDCFGRDRAELVGGTDRLLGFSQRAMENRISGQSDMFGSGAATGPETIQFNSVTPWVPSEKLHREYQSLGFYLSAHPLDTYSELLEKMRVQTFADFANAVRQGATAGRLAGTVTSKQERKTRTGNKMGIIVFSDSSGQYEAVLFSEGLAQYRDLLEPGKSLVITVDAEERPEGISLRIQTVQSLEERAVQTQKALRIFVRDSMPVQQIAGHLNTKGDGQVSFVVIKDDGRREVEVELPERYRISPQIASALKTAKGIVDVELV, encoded by the coding sequence ATGGACGGAAACGAACAAAAGACACCTTCCATGGGATCAAAAGGGCCCGGCTTTGTGCATTTACGCGTTCACTCCGCCTATTCGCTTCTGGAAGGCGCGCTGCCGCTCAAGACCGTTATCTCAAAGGCTGTTGAGGATCGCCAGCCGGCACTGGGCATCAGCGACAGCAACAACCTGTTTGGCGCATTGGAGTTCTCCGTCAAGGCGGTGGAACAGGGGCTTCAGCCGATCCTTGGCTGTAAACTCGACATCGATATGGAAGATGAAGGTGTGGGCGGGCGCAGCCAACGCGATCGCCTCGCCGAGCGGTCCGCCGTCGTTTTGATCGCGATGAATGAGGAGGGGTACGCGCGGCTCGTCGAGCTGGTGAGCCGTGCCTATCTGGACGGGTCAGGTACCGATACGGCCCATCTTGCCTTGTCCTGGTTTTCGCAGACCGGCACGGATGGCCTGGTGTGCCTGACCGGCGCCACGGACGGTCCCGTGGATCAGGCCGTTCAAAATGATGCCGGCCCGTTGGCGGCCGAACGCCTTGAGCGCTTGCAGACGCTGTTTGGTGACCGCCTTTATGTGGAACTTCAGCGCCCGACAGGTTTCGATCGCACGCATGAAAATCGGATGCTGGATCTCGCCTATGAGAAGTCTGTTCCGATCGTTGCGACCAACGAGGCGTTTTTCCCTTCACCCGATGATTTTGACGCCCATGATGCCTTGATGGCGGTTGCACACAATGCGGTCGTATCCGACGACAGCAGGTTTCGTCTGACGCCGGACCATTATCTGAAAACCCGCGACGAAATGTGCGCGTTGTTTGCCGACCTTCCCGAGGCGCTGGAAAACTCGGTCGAAATTGCCAAGCGCTGTTCGCATATTCTCGATACGCGCGCACCTATCCTGCCGCGGTTTACCGGCGCGTCGGATGATCCCGAGGAGGCAGAGCGTGCAGAGGCAGCGGAATTGCGCAGGCAGGCCGAGGAAGGTCTGGATCACAGACTGGAAGAACTCGGGCTTGCGGAGGGTTTTTCAGAAAGTGACTATCGCGACCGGCTCGATGTCGAGCTTGGCATTATCGAACGCATGGGCTTCCCAGGATACTTCCTGATTGTTGCCGACTTCATCAAATGGGCGAAGGCCCACGACATTCCCGTCGGGCCGGGCCGAGGTTCGGGTGCCGGCTCTCTGGTTGCCTACGCGTTGACGGTAACCGATGTCGACCCGTTGCGCTTTTCGCTGCTGTTTGAGCGCTTTCTCAATCCGGAACGCGTGTCCATGCCGGACTTTGATATCGATTTCTGTCAGGACCGGCGGGACGAGGTCATCCGTTACGTCCAGGAAAAGTACGGCCGGGAGCAGGTGGCGCAGATCATCACATTCGGATCGCTGCAGGCCCGGGCGGCGCTGCGCGATGTAGGGCGTGTGCTGGAAATGCCGTACGGGCAGGTGGACCGGATCTGTAAGCTCGTTCCAAACAATCCTGCCAATCCCACGCCCTTGCACAAGGCGATCGAAGAAGAGCCGAAACTGAGGGAAGAGGCGGAAAAGGAACCGGTCGTCTCGCAGCTTCTGGATATCGCGCAGAAGATCGAAGGTCTTTACCGCCATGCGTCAACCCACGCGGCGGGTATCGTTATCGGAGACCGGCCGCTTTCAAAGCTTGTTCCGATGTATCGCGATCCGCGTTCCGATATGCCCGTTACCCAGTTCAACATGAAATGGGTGGAGCAGGCGGGTCTGGTCAAGTTTGACTTTCTCGGACTTAAGACGCTGACGGTGCTCAAAACCGCCGTGGATTTTGTTCAGGAGCGCGGCGTTGATATCAACCTCGCCGCGCTGCCGCTTGATGACGAGGAAACCTACGACATGCTCTCGCGGGGCGAGACGGTGGGTGTGTTCCAGGTGGAAAGTGCCGGCATGCGCAAAGCGCTGATCGGTATGCGGCCTGACCGGATCGAAGACATTATCGCGCTGGTTGCCCTCTACCGGCCGGGGCCGATGGAGAACATCCCGGTTTACAACGCCCGCAAGCATGGCGAGGAAGAAGTCGCCGGGATTCATCCGAAGATCGACTATCTCCTTGAAGAAACGCAGGGCGTGATCGTCTACCAGGAGCAGGTGATGCAGATCGCGCAGGTGCTGTCTGGCTATTCGCTCGGCGAGGCGGACATGCTGCGGCGCGCGATGGGCAAGAAGATCAAGGAGGAGATGGACAAGCAACGTAGCCGCTTCGTCAGCGGTGCGGTTGATAATGGCGTGACCAAACCCCAGGCCGATCTGATCTTCGATCTCCTGGCAAAGTTCGCCAATTACGGTTTCAACAAATCGCACGCGGCCGCCTACGGTATTGTTTCTTATCAGACCGCCTATCTGAAGGCGCATTATCCAGTTGAGTTTCTGGCGGCGTCGATGACGCTCGACATGTCAAATACCGACAAGATCAATGACTTCCGTCAGGACGCGGCCCGGTTGGGCATCGAGGTTGTTCCGCCTTCGGTGCAGACGTCGCACAGGATTTTCAAGACCGGCGAGAACCGGATTTACTACTCCCTGGCCGCGATCAAGGGCGTGGGCGAAGCGGCCGTTGACCATATTGTCGAGGTGCGCGGAGACAAACCGTTTGAAAGCATTGAGGATTTCTTCCTTCGCGTCGATCCGAAGCTCATCAATCGCCGGGTGCTTGAGCATCTCATCTGCGCTGGTGCATTCGACTGTTTCGGGCGCGACCGCGCCGAACTGGTGGGCGGGACAGACCGGCTTTTGGGCTTTAGCCAGCGGGCAATGGAAAACCGTATCAGCGGGCAGTCCGACATGTTCGGCAGCGGCGCGGCGACGGGGCCGGAAACGATTCAATTCAACAGCGTAACGCCCTGGGTTCCTTCGGAAAAACTTCACCGGGAATATCAGTCTCTTGGCTTCTACCTGTCAGCGCATCCGCTTGATACCTATAGTGAGCTTCTAGAGAAGATGCGGGTCCAGACGTTTGCCGACTTTGCCAATGCAGTCCGACAGGGCGCCACAGCCGGACGGCTCGCCGGAACCGTGACGTCAAAGCAGGAGCGCAAGACGCGTACCGGCAACAAGATGGGCATCATCGTGTTTTCCGATTCCTCCGGCCAGTATGAAGCCGTGCTGTTTTCGGAAGGGCTTGCGCAATATCGGGATCTTCTGGAGCCCGGAAAATCGCTGGTCATAACGGTCGATGCCGAGGAGCGTCCGGAAGGGATCAGCCTTCGCATTCAAACCGTCCAATCGCTTGAAGAGCGGGCCGTGCAGACGCAGAAGGCCCTGCGGATTTTCGTGCGCGACAGCATGCCGGTTCAACAGATCGCCGGACATCTGAACACGAAGGGCGACGGGCAGGTCTCATTCGTGGTGATCAAGGATGACGGGCGCAGGGAAGTGGAAGTCGAACTGCCTGAGCGCTATCGCATCTCACCGCAAATCGCCTCGGCGCTGAAAACCGCCAAGGGTATTGTCGACGTGGAACTGGTCTGA
- a CDS encoding PleD family two-component system response regulator, translating into MTARILVVDDIPANVKLLEARLLAEYFDVVSATNGEDALAICNEGNIDLVLLDIMMPGMDGFEVCERLKSNSATTHIPVVIVTALDQPSDRVRGLRAGADDFLTKPVNDLQLLARVKSLVRLKALTDELRIRAQAAQDIGLETLLGNRAIDDVRGKALLVDQRKNSQDRIIQILRKSADLKVLSDPQAALFDAAENGYELIMVSTNFSDYDPLRLCSQLRSLDRTRFIPILLVCEQGEETIINRALELGVNDYIIRPLDPNELIARCNTQFRRKRYNDYLRSSVQHSIELAVTDPLTGLYNRRYLDSHMQILVERSIARDRVLSVLAIDLDRFKAVNDTHGHDVGDEVLREFANRVRKAIRGIDLACRQGGEEFIIVLPDTDGPVAESIAERLRGEIADVPFVIGSDGLELSITASVGVVTLSSAGESPEVLLKRADKALFEAKAKGRNRVVAIAA; encoded by the coding sequence ATGACTGCCCGCATATTGGTCGTTGATGATATTCCAGCAAACGTAAAACTGTTGGAAGCGCGGCTTCTGGCCGAGTATTTCGATGTTGTTTCGGCCACCAATGGTGAGGACGCCCTGGCGATTTGCAACGAGGGCAACATCGATCTCGTGCTTCTGGACATCATGATGCCAGGCATGGATGGATTTGAAGTCTGCGAAAGGCTGAAATCCAACAGTGCGACGACCCATATTCCCGTAGTCATCGTGACAGCGCTGGATCAACCATCCGACCGGGTGCGCGGCCTGCGGGCCGGAGCAGATGACTTTCTTACAAAACCGGTGAACGACCTGCAGCTTCTTGCCAGGGTCAAAAGCCTGGTGCGTCTTAAAGCGCTGACCGACGAGTTGCGTATCCGGGCCCAGGCAGCACAGGATATCGGTCTTGAAACTCTGCTTGGCAACCGGGCAATTGATGATGTGCGGGGCAAGGCACTGCTGGTCGATCAGCGGAAGAATTCACAGGACCGGATTATTCAGATTCTGCGCAAAAGCGCTGATCTCAAGGTCCTGTCGGACCCTCAGGCCGCATTGTTCGACGCGGCTGAAAACGGTTATGAGCTCATAATGGTGAGCACGAATTTCAGCGATTACGATCCTCTGCGCCTTTGCTCACAACTGCGTTCGCTGGACCGGACACGGTTTATCCCGATCCTTCTCGTATGTGAACAGGGTGAAGAGACAATCATCAATCGGGCGCTGGAGCTTGGCGTCAATGATTATATTATCCGGCCGCTTGATCCGAACGAGCTGATTGCCAGGTGCAATACCCAGTTCCGCCGTAAGCGATACAATGATTACCTGCGGTCCAGCGTTCAGCATTCCATCGAGCTGGCGGTTACCGATCCACTGACCGGACTTTACAATCGCCGGTATCTTGATTCCCACATGCAGATTCTGGTTGAACGCTCCATTGCGCGCGACCGGGTTTTGTCAGTGCTGGCAATTGACCTCGACCGTTTCAAGGCTGTCAACGACACGCATGGGCACGATGTTGGCGATGAGGTGCTGCGGGAGTTCGCCAATCGTGTCCGCAAGGCTATCAGAGGCATAGATCTGGCCTGCCGTCAGGGTGGCGAGGAGTTTATTATCGTATTACCCGATACCGATGGACCGGTTGCCGAATCAATTGCCGAAAGGCTGCGCGGCGAAATAGCCGACGTTCCTTTTGTCATCGGATCTGACGGGCTGGAGCTTTCAATCACCGCTTCTGTTGGAGTTGTGACACTCTCGAGTGCGGGCGAATCACCAGAAGTCCTTTTGAAACGGGCAGATAAAGCTCTGTTTGAGGCCAAGGCGAAGGGCAGAAACCGGGTTGTGGCCATAGCAGCCTAG